A genomic stretch from Pseudomonas sp. MUP55 includes:
- the mpl gene encoding UDP-N-acetylmuramate:L-alanyl-gamma-D-glutamyl-meso-diaminopimelate ligase, with amino-acid sequence MHIHILGICGTFMGSMAVLAKELGHHVTGSDANVYPPMSTQLQAQGIELTQGYDPAQFDPVPDLVVIGNAMSRGNPAVEYVLNKGLPYVSGPQWLADHVLQGRWVLAVAGTHGKTTTSSMLAWVLEHAGMSPGFLIGGVPQNFSVSARLGDTPFFVIEADEYDSAFFDKRSKFVHYRPRTAILNNLEFDHADIFPDLPAIERQFHHLVRTIPSEGLVIHPTTEPALQRVIDMGCWTPVQTTGAGGQWQVRLLRDDGSRFEVLFEGEAQGIVEWDMTGQHNVANALVTLAAARHVGVVPSIGIAALSAFKSVKRRMEKVADVNGITIYDDFAHHPTAIATTLDGLRKRVGDAQIIAVVEPRSNSMKLGAHRDGLPESVNDADQAVWYAPANLGWDLPAIVAQCTVPSTVCDSLEGIIEHVKHLAKPGTHVVIMSNGGFGGLHGKLAEALK; translated from the coding sequence ATGCACATTCATATTCTTGGTATCTGCGGCACGTTCATGGGCTCGATGGCGGTGCTTGCCAAAGAGCTGGGCCATCACGTTACTGGCTCCGATGCCAATGTGTATCCGCCCATGAGTACCCAGCTTCAAGCTCAGGGCATCGAGCTGACGCAAGGCTACGACCCGGCGCAATTCGACCCGGTGCCGGACCTGGTGGTGATTGGCAATGCCATGTCCCGAGGTAACCCTGCGGTCGAGTATGTCCTCAATAAAGGCTTGCCCTATGTCTCCGGCCCGCAGTGGCTGGCCGACCACGTGCTGCAAGGGCGCTGGGTGCTCGCGGTTGCCGGCACCCACGGCAAAACCACCACCAGCAGCATGTTGGCCTGGGTGCTGGAGCATGCGGGCATGAGCCCCGGCTTTTTGATCGGCGGCGTGCCGCAAAACTTTTCGGTATCGGCGCGCCTGGGCGATACGCCGTTCTTCGTGATCGAGGCCGACGAATACGACAGCGCGTTCTTCGACAAGCGCTCCAAGTTCGTCCACTACCGTCCGCGTACCGCGATTCTGAATAACCTTGAGTTCGATCACGCCGACATCTTCCCGGATCTGCCGGCCATCGAACGGCAATTCCATCACTTGGTGCGCACCATCCCGAGTGAAGGCCTGGTGATCCACCCGACCACCGAACCTGCGCTGCAGCGGGTGATCGACATGGGCTGCTGGACCCCGGTGCAAACCACCGGCGCGGGCGGGCAGTGGCAGGTCAGGTTGCTGCGTGACGACGGCTCCCGGTTTGAAGTGCTGTTCGAAGGCGAGGCCCAGGGCATCGTCGAGTGGGACATGACCGGCCAGCATAACGTCGCCAATGCCTTGGTCACCCTGGCGGCTGCGCGGCATGTGGGCGTAGTGCCGTCCATTGGCATCGCAGCTTTGAGCGCGTTTAAAAGCGTCAAGCGCCGCATGGAAAAGGTGGCCGACGTGAATGGGATTACCATCTACGACGATTTTGCCCACCATCCCACGGCTATCGCCACCACCCTGGACGGCCTGCGCAAGCGTGTCGGTGACGCGCAGATCATTGCGGTCGTCGAGCCGCGCTCCAATTCCATGAAGTTGGGTGCACACCGTGATGGCTTGCCGGAAAGCGTCAATGACGCCGACCAGGCGGTCTGGTATGCACCGGCCAACCTTGGCTGGGACCTGCCGGCGATTGTCGCGCAGTGCACTGTTCCTTCGACCGTGTGCGACTCCCTGGAGGGCATCATCGAGCACGTCAAGCACCTGGCCAAGCCGGGAACCCACGTCGTGATCATGAGCAATGGCGGCTTCGGCGGCCTGCATGGCAAGCTGGCCGAGGCGCTCAAATGA
- a CDS encoding sigma-54-dependent Fis family transcriptional regulator produces the protein MHNDQFSRHAQQVLTVTRGHDLAQGPASDPSIARSWLRCLEDYHLDPAQTIAPTVLEQGRLLESRERLQHVLHIAGSEMNSLHQQLSGAGHAVLLTDARGVILNCVTAPSERKIFERAGLWLGADWSEAREGTNGIGTCLVERQSVTIHRDEHFRGRHTGLTCSASPVFDPHGELLAVLDVSSAREAVSRQSQFHTMALVNLSAKMIESCYFLRHFEHHWLLRFHLQAESVGLFSEGLLAFDGEGRICAANQSALNLLGQARSGLLGQPVEAFFDCSLDQLLSRASANATASWPLRTRSGRSLFAALRGQPRRAPTPITKPEKPQLSSICLGDPALQDDLRKALRVFERDVPLLINGETGCGKEAFAKAVHQASQRSGKAFVALNCAAIPENLIESELFGYRGGSFTGALKEGMRGKLQQADGGTLFLDEIGDMPLTLQTRLLRVLDDRMVVPIGGEPQAVNVRIISATHRDLSARVASGSFREDLYYRLGGLEIALPALRERTDKSQLLDFLLAQETQGPPITLDLDARQALLGFSWPGNVRQMRTVLRTLAALCEGGRIGLIDLPAMIRQAGQPPISSQGGTQPLEDAERLALLATLEQQRWHMTLTAEQLGVSRNTLYRKLRKHGIALRSAV, from the coding sequence ATGCATAACGATCAGTTCAGTCGCCATGCCCAGCAGGTCTTGACCGTCACCCGTGGGCATGACCTTGCTCAAGGCCCCGCCAGCGATCCGTCGATTGCCCGCTCCTGGCTGCGCTGCCTGGAGGACTACCACCTCGACCCCGCGCAGACCATCGCTCCTACCGTGCTTGAACAGGGTCGCCTGCTGGAAAGCCGCGAACGCCTGCAGCACGTGCTGCACATCGCCGGCAGCGAGATGAACAGCCTGCATCAGCAGCTCTCGGGGGCTGGCCATGCGGTGCTGCTCACCGATGCGCGCGGGGTGATCCTCAACTGCGTCACCGCGCCGTCCGAGCGCAAGATTTTCGAGCGCGCCGGGTTGTGGCTGGGCGCCGATTGGAGCGAGGCCCGCGAAGGCACCAACGGCATCGGTACTTGCCTGGTGGAGCGTCAGTCCGTGACGATTCACCGCGACGAACATTTTCGCGGCCGGCACACCGGACTGACCTGTTCGGCGAGCCCGGTGTTCGACCCCCATGGCGAACTGCTGGCGGTGCTGGACGTGTCGTCGGCTCGCGAAGCCGTGTCGCGCCAGAGCCAGTTCCACACCATGGCGCTGGTCAATCTGTCGGCCAAGATGATTGAAAGCTGCTATTTCCTGCGCCACTTTGAACACCACTGGCTGTTGCGCTTTCACCTGCAGGCCGAGTCGGTGGGGCTGTTCAGCGAAGGCCTGCTGGCGTTCGACGGGGAAGGGCGCATCTGCGCGGCCAATCAGAGCGCGCTGAACCTGCTTGGGCAGGCGCGTAGCGGTTTGCTGGGGCAGCCGGTGGAAGCCTTTTTCGATTGCTCGCTGGACCAACTGTTGAGCCGCGCCAGCGCCAATGCGACCGCCAGTTGGCCATTGCGTACCCGTAGCGGGCGGAGTCTGTTTGCCGCCTTGCGAGGCCAGCCGCGGCGTGCGCCCACCCCGATCACCAAGCCCGAAAAGCCACAGCTTTCAAGTATCTGCCTGGGCGACCCGGCGCTGCAGGACGACCTGCGCAAGGCGCTGCGGGTGTTCGAGCGCGATGTGCCACTGCTGATCAACGGTGAAACCGGCTGCGGCAAAGAGGCGTTCGCCAAGGCTGTGCATCAGGCCAGTCAGCGTTCCGGCAAGGCCTTCGTCGCGCTCAACTGTGCGGCCATTCCGGAAAACCTGATCGAAAGCGAGCTGTTTGGTTATCGCGGTGGCAGTTTCACCGGGGCCCTCAAGGAAGGCATGCGCGGCAAGCTGCAGCAGGCCGACGGCGGCACCTTGTTTCTAGATGAAATCGGCGACATGCCCCTAACGTTGCAGACTCGCCTGCTAAGGGTTCTGGACGACCGGATGGTGGTGCCCATCGGTGGCGAACCGCAGGCCGTGAACGTGCGCATCATCAGCGCAACCCATCGTGATTTGTCGGCACGCGTTGCCAGCGGCTCTTTTCGCGAGGATTTGTACTATCGCCTAGGCGGCTTAGAGATTGCACTGCCGGCGTTGCGTGAGCGTACTGACAAATCTCAACTGCTGGATTTTCTGCTGGCACAGGAAACACAAGGGCCGCCGATAACGCTTGATCTTGATGCGCGCCAGGCGCTGCTGGGTTTTTCCTGGCCAGGTAACGTCCGACAAATGCGTACGGTGCTGCGCACCTTGGCGGCTCTGTGTGAGGGGGGACGGATAGGATTGATCGATTTACCCGCGATGATTCGCCAGGCTGGCCAGCCGCCCATTTCCTCGCAAGGGGGTACGCAGCCCTTGGAGGATGCCGAGCGTTTGGCATTGCTTGCCACGTTGGAGCAGCAGCGTTGGCATATGACCCTCACCGCAGAACAGCTGGGTGTCAGCCGCAACACCCTTTACCGCAAGTTACGCAAGCACGGAATCGCGTTGCGTTCAGCGGTCTGA
- a CDS encoding aldehyde dehydrogenase family protein, producing the protein MRYAHPGTEGAVVSFKAKYGNYIGGEFVAPVDGNYFTNTSPVNGKPIAEFPRSTAKDIEKALDAAHAAADAWGKTSAQDRSLVLLKIADRIEQNLELLAITETWDNGKAVRETLNADIPLAADHFRYFAGCIRAQEGSSAEINEHTAAYHFHEPLGVVGQIIPWNFPLLMAAWKLAPALAAGNCVVLKPAEQTPLGINVLMELIGDLLPPGVLNVVHGFGKEAGEALATSKRIAKIAFTGSTPVGSHIMHAAAENIIPSTVELGGKSPNIFFADIMKAEPQFIEKAAEGLVLAFFNQGEVCTCPSRALVEESIYDDFMKVVMKKIESIKRGDPLDTDTMVGAQASEQQFDKILSYLEIAKGEGAQLLTGGKVEKLSGDLATGYYIQPTLLKGTNDMRVFQEEIFGPVVSITTFKDEAEALAIANDTEFGLGAGLWTRDINRAYRMGRAIKAGRVWTNCYHLYPAHAAFGGYKKSGVGRETHKMMLDHYQQTKNLLVSYDINPLGFF; encoded by the coding sequence ATGCGTTATGCACACCCCGGTACTGAAGGCGCTGTCGTTTCGTTCAAGGCCAAGTACGGCAACTACATCGGTGGCGAATTCGTTGCGCCGGTCGATGGCAATTACTTCACCAATACCTCGCCGGTCAACGGCAAGCCCATCGCCGAATTTCCGCGCTCCACCGCCAAAGACATCGAAAAGGCGCTGGACGCCGCCCACGCCGCCGCTGACGCCTGGGGCAAGACCTCAGCCCAGGACCGCTCGCTGGTATTGCTGAAAATCGCCGACCGCATCGAACAGAACCTCGAACTGCTGGCCATCACCGAGACCTGGGACAACGGCAAGGCCGTGCGTGAAACCCTCAACGCCGACATCCCGCTGGCCGCCGACCACTTCCGCTACTTCGCTGGCTGCATCCGCGCCCAGGAAGGCAGCAGCGCCGAAATCAACGAACACACCGCCGCCTATCACTTCCACGAACCGCTGGGCGTGGTCGGCCAGATCATCCCGTGGAACTTCCCCCTGCTGATGGCGGCGTGGAAACTCGCCCCGGCCCTGGCCGCCGGTAACTGCGTGGTGCTCAAGCCGGCCGAGCAAACGCCGCTGGGGATCAACGTGCTGATGGAACTGATCGGCGACCTGCTGCCGCCCGGCGTGCTCAACGTGGTGCACGGCTTCGGCAAGGAAGCCGGCGAAGCCCTGGCCACCAGCAAGCGCATCGCCAAGATCGCCTTCACCGGCTCGACCCCAGTGGGCTCGCACATCATGCATGCGGCGGCCGAGAACATCATTCCGTCCACCGTTGAGCTGGGGGGTAAGTCGCCGAACATCTTCTTCGCCGACATCATGAAAGCCGAACCGCAATTCATCGAAAAAGCCGCCGAAGGCCTGGTGCTGGCGTTCTTCAACCAGGGCGAGGTGTGCACCTGCCCATCGCGCGCGCTGGTGGAAGAGTCGATCTACGACGACTTCATGAAAGTGGTGATGAAGAAGATCGAGTCGATCAAACGTGGCGACCCGCTGGACACCGACACCATGGTCGGCGCCCAGGCGTCGGAGCAGCAGTTCGACAAGATCCTCTCCTACCTGGAAATCGCCAAGGGCGAAGGGGCGCAGTTGCTCACCGGCGGCAAGGTGGAGAAGCTCAGCGGCGACCTGGCCACCGGCTATTACATCCAGCCGACCCTGCTCAAGGGCACCAACGACATGCGCGTGTTCCAGGAAGAAATCTTCGGCCCGGTGGTGAGCATCACCACCTTCAAGGACGAAGCCGAAGCCCTGGCGATTGCCAACGACACCGAGTTCGGCCTGGGCGCCGGCCTGTGGACCCGTGACATCAACCGCGCCTACCGCATGGGCCGTGCAATCAAGGCGGGCCGCGTGTGGACCAACTGCTACCACCTGTACCCGGCGCATGCCGCGTTTGGCGGTTATAAAAAATCCGGTGTAGGCCGTGAGACGCACAAGATGATGTTGGACCACTACCAGCAAACCAAGAACTTGCTGGTGAGCTACGACATTAATCCATTGGGCTTCTTCTAA
- the eat gene encoding ethanolamine permease gives MPSEPTGSSVDFEKVGTDYFQQRELKKGAAGWVLLVGLGVAYVISGDYAGWNFGLAQGGWGGMFLATLLMATMYLCMCFSLAELSSMIPTAGGGYGFARSAFGPWGGFLTGTAILIEYAIAPAAIAVFIGAYCESLFGIGGWMIYLAFYIIFIGIHIFGVGEALKLMFVITAIAAIALGVFLVSMVPHFNVANLLDIPVSEAKGASSFLPFGYVGVWAAIPYAIWFFLAVEGVPLAAEETKNPKRDLPRGLIGAIVVLTSFALLILVIAPGGAGTYALVKSGNPLVEALALSYGGSTWMGSFVNLVGLAGLIASFFSIIYAYSRQIFALSRAGYLPRKLSETNKSKAPVLALVIPGIIGFGLSLTGQGDLLILVAVFGATISYVLMMAAHITLRIRRPKMERPYRTPGGIFTSGVALVLACVAVVAGFLVDPRVVIGAAIIYGVLIAYFAFYSRHHLVAGTPEEEFAAIQAAEAALH, from the coding sequence ATGCCTAGCGAACCCACTGGATCTTCCGTCGACTTCGAAAAAGTCGGCACCGATTACTTTCAACAACGCGAACTTAAAAAAGGCGCTGCCGGCTGGGTGCTGTTAGTCGGCCTCGGTGTCGCTTACGTGATTTCCGGCGACTATGCCGGCTGGAACTTCGGCCTGGCCCAGGGCGGCTGGGGCGGGATGTTTCTCGCCACACTACTGATGGCCACCATGTACCTGTGCATGTGCTTTTCACTGGCCGAACTGTCTTCGATGATTCCCACCGCGGGCGGCGGCTATGGCTTTGCCCGCAGCGCGTTCGGCCCCTGGGGCGGTTTTCTCACGGGCACGGCGATCCTGATCGAATACGCCATCGCGCCCGCCGCCATCGCGGTGTTTATCGGCGCGTACTGCGAGTCGCTGTTCGGCATTGGCGGCTGGATGATCTACCTGGCGTTCTACATCATCTTTATCGGCATCCACATCTTCGGGGTGGGTGAAGCGTTGAAGCTGATGTTCGTGATTACTGCCATCGCAGCCATCGCGCTGGGTGTGTTTCTGGTGTCGATGGTGCCGCACTTCAACGTCGCCAACCTGCTGGACATCCCGGTGAGCGAAGCCAAGGGCGCCAGCAGCTTCCTGCCGTTCGGCTACGTCGGTGTGTGGGCGGCGATCCCCTATGCGATCTGGTTTTTCCTCGCGGTAGAAGGCGTGCCCCTGGCCGCTGAAGAAACCAAGAACCCCAAGCGCGACCTGCCGCGCGGCCTGATCGGCGCGATTGTGGTGCTGACCAGTTTCGCCCTGCTGATCCTGGTGATTGCACCGGGCGGCGCGGGCACTTACGCGCTGGTCAAATCCGGCAACCCGTTGGTGGAAGCCCTGGCGTTGTCCTACGGCGGTTCGACCTGGATGGGCAGCTTCGTCAACCTGGTGGGCCTGGCCGGTTTGATCGCGAGCTTTTTCTCGATTATCTACGCCTATTCCCGGCAGATCTTCGCCTTGTCCCGCGCTGGCTACCTGCCGCGCAAACTCTCCGAAACCAACAAGAGCAAGGCGCCGGTGCTGGCCTTGGTGATCCCCGGCATCATCGGGTTTGGCCTGTCGCTGACCGGCCAGGGCGACCTGCTGATTCTGGTGGCGGTGTTCGGCGCAACCATCTCCTACGTGTTGATGATGGCCGCGCACATCACCCTGCGTATCCGTCGCCCTAAAATGGAGCGGCCATACCGTACGCCGGGCGGCATCTTCACCTCGGGCGTGGCGCTGGTGCTGGCCTGTGTGGCCGTGGTGGCGGGCTTCCTGGTGGATCCGCGCGTGGTGATTGGCGCGGCGATCATCTATGGAGTATTAATTGCTTACTTTGCTTTCTACAGCCGGCATCACTTGGTAGCAGGCACGCCGGAAGAAGAATTCGCGGCGATCCAGGCCGCAGAGGCCGCCTTGCACTAA
- a CDS encoding ethanolamine ammonia-lyase subunit EutB, whose protein sequence is MASFSHAVGAQTYRFDSLKDLMAKASPARSGDFLAGVAAHNDGERVAAQMALANTPLKHFLEEALIPYETDEVTRLIIDTHDKQAFATVSHLTVGGLRDWLLSDAADEHSLRALAPGLTPEMAAAVSKIMRVQDLVLVAQKIRVVTQFRGTMGLRGRLSTRLQPNHPTDEPAGIAASILDGLLYGNGDAMIGINPATDSIASICAMLEMLDAIIQRYDIPTQACVLTHVTTSIEAINRGVPLDLVFQSIAGTEAANASFGISLSLLQEGYDAGLSLKRGTLGQNLMYFETGQGSALSANAHFGVDQQTCEARAYAVARHFKPFLVNTVVGFIGPEYLYNGKQIIRAGLEDHFCGKLLGVPMGCDICYTNHAEADQDDMDTLLTLLGVAGINFIMGIPGSDDIMLNYQTTSFHDALYARQTLGLKPAPEFEQWLAKMGIFTQADGKVRFGNNLPPAFRHALAQLG, encoded by the coding sequence ATGGCAAGCTTTTCCCACGCGGTGGGTGCACAGACTTACCGCTTCGACAGCCTCAAGGACCTGATGGCCAAGGCCAGCCCGGCGCGCTCCGGCGACTTCCTGGCCGGCGTGGCTGCACACAATGATGGCGAACGGGTCGCGGCCCAAATGGCGCTCGCAAACACTCCGTTGAAACACTTCCTCGAGGAAGCGTTGATTCCCTATGAAACCGATGAAGTCACCCGGCTGATCATCGACACCCACGACAAACAGGCCTTCGCCACCGTCAGCCACCTGACCGTCGGCGGCCTGCGCGACTGGCTGCTCAGCGACGCAGCCGACGAACACTCCCTACGCGCACTGGCGCCGGGGCTGACACCGGAAATGGCCGCCGCCGTGTCCAAGATCATGCGCGTGCAGGACCTGGTGCTGGTGGCGCAGAAGATCCGCGTGGTCACCCAGTTTCGCGGCACCATGGGTTTGCGCGGGCGTCTGTCCACGCGCCTGCAACCCAACCACCCCACCGACGAGCCGGCCGGCATCGCCGCCAGCATTCTCGACGGCCTGCTCTACGGCAACGGCGACGCGATGATCGGCATCAACCCGGCCACCGACAGCATCGCCTCGATCTGCGCCATGCTGGAAATGCTCGACGCAATCATCCAGCGCTACGACATCCCCACCCAGGCCTGCGTGCTGACCCACGTCACCACCTCCATCGAGGCGATCAACCGTGGCGTGCCGCTGGACCTGGTGTTCCAGTCGATTGCCGGCACCGAAGCGGCCAACGCCAGCTTCGGCATCAGCCTGAGCCTGCTGCAGGAAGGCTACGACGCGGGCTTGAGCCTCAAGCGCGGCACCCTGGGCCAGAACCTGATGTATTTCGAAACCGGCCAGGGCAGTGCCTTGTCGGCCAACGCGCACTTTGGCGTGGACCAGCAAACCTGTGAAGCCCGCGCCTATGCGGTGGCCCGGCATTTCAAACCGTTCCTGGTGAACACCGTGGTCGGCTTTATCGGCCCCGAATACCTGTACAACGGCAAGCAGATCATCCGCGCCGGTCTCGAAGACCACTTCTGCGGCAAGCTGCTCGGCGTGCCGATGGGGTGCGACATCTGCTACACCAACCACGCCGAAGCCGACCAGGACGACATGGACACCCTGCTGACCCTGCTTGGCGTAGCCGGGATCAACTTCATCATGGGCATCCCCGGCTCCGACGACATCATGCTCAACTACCAGACCACCTCCTTCCACGACGCGCTGTACGCCCGCCAGACACTGGGCTTGAAACCGGCGCCGGAGTTCGAGCAGTGGCTGGCGAAGATGGGCATCTTTACGCAAGCCGACGGCAAGGTACGCTTCGGCAACAACCTGCCACCGGCATTTCGCCACGCCTTGGCGCAACTGGGATGA
- the eutC gene encoding ethanolamine ammonia-lyase subunit EutC, producing MKEPPVQLDLPDNPWLQLRRLTPARIALGRTGTSIPTSAQLDFQFAHAQARDAVHLPFDHKGLSRQFAERGRDSLLLHSAATDRHTYLQRPDLGRRLSDESAQILRDYAAAHPDGVDLAIVVADGLSALAVHKHTAPFLTRLEEQTHAEGWSLSPVILVEQGRVAVADEIGQLLGAKMVVILIGERPGLSSPDSLGLYFTYNPKVGLTDAYRNCISNVRLEGLSYGMAAHRLLYLMREACRRQLSGVNLKDEAQLQTLESDDPDLMKGNFLLSPPVD from the coding sequence ATGAAGGAGCCGCCTGTGCAACTCGACCTGCCTGACAACCCCTGGCTGCAATTGCGCCGCCTGACCCCGGCGCGCATTGCCCTGGGCCGCACCGGCACCAGCATTCCCACCAGCGCGCAACTGGACTTCCAGTTTGCCCACGCCCAAGCGCGGGACGCGGTGCACCTGCCCTTCGACCATAAAGGGCTGAGCCGCCAATTTGCCGAGCGCGGCCGCGACAGCCTGTTGCTGCACAGCGCCGCCACCGACCGGCATACGTACCTGCAGCGCCCGGACCTGGGGCGCCGCCTGAGTGACGAGTCGGCGCAGATACTGCGCGACTACGCTGCAGCACACCCCGATGGCGTGGACCTGGCAATCGTGGTGGCCGATGGCCTGTCGGCGCTGGCCGTGCATAAACATACCGCGCCGTTTCTGACACGCCTGGAAGAACAGACCCACGCCGAAGGCTGGTCGCTGTCACCGGTGATCCTGGTCGAACAGGGCCGCGTCGCCGTGGCCGATGAGATCGGGCAACTGCTCGGCGCCAAAATGGTGGTGATCCTGATCGGCGAGAGGCCGGGGCTCAGTTCACCGGACAGCCTGGGCCTGTATTTCACCTACAACCCCAAGGTCGGCCTCACCGACGCCTACCGCAACTGCATCTCCAACGTGCGCCTGGAAGGCCTGAGTTACGGCATGGCGGCCCATCGCCTGCTGTACCTGATGCGCGAGGCGTGTCGTCGGCAGCTGTCGGGGGTCAATCTCAAGGACGAGGCTCAACTGCAGACCCTCGAGTCGGATGACCCGGACCTGATGAAAGGCAATTTCCTGCTCAGCCCGCCCGTGGACTGA
- a CDS encoding GNAT family N-acetyltransferase, protein MRITQATLEHLDLLTPLFVKYREFYGALPFPDSSRAFLEKRLRRKESVIYLALADDDDKRLLGFCQLYPSFSSLSLKRVWILNDIYVAEDARRQLVADNLMRTAKKMAKETHAVRLRVSTSSDNEVAQKTYESIGFREDTEFKNYVLPINED, encoded by the coding sequence ATGCGGATTACTCAAGCGACCCTGGAACACCTGGACCTGCTCACCCCGTTGTTCGTCAAATACCGCGAGTTCTACGGGGCCCTGCCATTCCCGGACTCGTCGCGGGCCTTTCTGGAAAAGCGGCTGCGACGCAAGGAATCGGTGATCTACCTGGCGCTGGCCGACGATGATGACAAACGCCTGCTGGGGTTCTGCCAGCTGTACCCGAGTTTTTCTTCGCTGTCGCTCAAACGGGTATGGATCCTCAACGACATCTATGTGGCCGAAGACGCGCGCCGGCAACTGGTCGCCGACAACCTGATGCGCACCGCCAAGAAAATGGCCAAGGAAACCCACGCCGTGCGGCTGCGGGTGTCCACCAGCAGCGACAATGAGGTGGCGCAGAAGACCTATGAGTCGATTGGCTTTCGCGAAGACACCGAATTCAAAAACTACGTGCTGCCGATCAACGAAGACTAA
- a CDS encoding DedA family protein, which yields MDFNPLDLILHLDVYLDMLVTNYGPWIYAILFLVIFCETGLVVMPFLPGDSLLFIAGAVAAGGGMDPVLLAGLLMLAAILGDSTNYVIGRTVGERLFSNPNSKIFRRDYLQKTHDFYDKHGGKTVTLARFLPILRTFAPFVAGIAKMPYPRFFGFSVLGTILWVGGLVTLGYFFGNVPFIKKNLSLLVVFIILLSLVPMIIGVVRSRFGRTSSEANPH from the coding sequence ATGGATTTCAACCCGCTAGACCTTATCCTGCATCTCGACGTTTACCTCGACATGCTGGTAACCAACTACGGTCCGTGGATCTACGCCATTCTGTTCCTGGTGATTTTTTGCGAGACCGGCCTGGTGGTCATGCCGTTTCTGCCGGGTGATTCGCTGCTGTTCATTGCCGGCGCCGTTGCCGCGGGCGGCGGCATGGACCCGGTACTGCTGGCCGGCCTGCTGATGCTGGCGGCCATCCTCGGCGACAGCACCAACTACGTGATCGGGCGAACGGTGGGCGAGCGCTTGTTCAGCAACCCGAACTCGAAAATCTTCCGTCGCGACTACCTGCAAAAAACCCACGACTTCTACGACAAGCACGGCGGCAAAACCGTGACCCTGGCGCGCTTCCTACCGATTTTGCGCACCTTCGCACCGTTCGTCGCCGGCATTGCCAAAATGCCCTACCCGCGCTTCTTCGGGTTCAGCGTACTCGGCACCATCCTCTGGGTCGGTGGCCTGGTGACCCTGGGCTACTTCTTCGGCAACGTGCCGTTTATCAAGAAGAACCTGTCACTGCTGGTGGTGTTCATCATCCTGCTGTCCCTGGTACCGATGATCATCGGCGTAGTGCGCAGCCGCTTTGGCCGCACCTCCTCCGAAGCCAACCCGCACTGA
- a CDS encoding M90 family metallopeptidase — protein sequence MWSLSAWRRRRLLAKHPIADDTWQRVRHHLTFLDGITAEQDQWLREACVLFLADKHLTALPGVELHQEQRLLLAAQAQLPLMNLGDLDWYQGFHEIVLYPDDFLSPQRHRDASGVEHEWDGEHSGEAWQQGPVILAWPGVLASGQWEGYNLVIHELAHKLDMLNGDANGLPPLHHDMRVQEWASVMQSAFDDLNRQLDANPDADTEIDPYAAENPAEFFAVTSEYFFSAPDLLASHYPQVYAQLSRFYRQDPLARLTQLQAHDPRYQPQGE from the coding sequence ATGTGGTCCCTCAGCGCCTGGCGTCGCCGGCGCCTGCTGGCAAAGCACCCGATTGCCGATGACACCTGGCAGCGGGTGCGTCACCACCTGACCTTTCTCGATGGCATCACCGCCGAGCAAGACCAGTGGCTGCGCGAAGCCTGTGTGCTGTTTCTGGCGGATAAACACCTCACCGCCCTGCCCGGCGTCGAACTGCATCAGGAACAGCGCCTGCTGCTCGCCGCCCAGGCGCAACTGCCGCTGATGAACCTGGGCGACCTCGACTGGTATCAGGGCTTCCATGAAATCGTGCTGTACCCCGACGACTTCCTCAGCCCGCAACGCCACCGCGATGCCAGCGGCGTGGAACACGAGTGGGACGGCGAACACAGCGGCGAAGCCTGGCAACAGGGCCCGGTGATCCTGGCCTGGCCCGGCGTATTGGCCAGCGGCCAATGGGAAGGCTACAACCTGGTCATCCACGAGCTGGCGCACAAACTGGACATGCTCAACGGCGACGCCAACGGCCTGCCGCCGCTGCACCACGACATGCGCGTGCAGGAATGGGCCAGCGTGATGCAAAGCGCCTTTGACGACCTCAATCGCCAACTGGACGCCAACCCGGACGCCGATACCGAGATCGACCCTTACGCGGCCGAAAATCCGGCGGAATTCTTTGCCGTGACCAGCGAATATTTTTTCAGCGCCCCGGATTTACTGGCCAGCCATTACCCGCAGGTGTACGCCCAACTCAGCCGCTTCTACCGCCAGGATCCCCTGGCCCGCCTGACTCAACTGCAAGCCCACGACCCGCGCTACCAGCCACAGGGCGAATGA